The following coding sequences lie in one Mycobacterium sp. DL440 genomic window:
- a CDS encoding bifunctional 2-polyprenyl-6-hydroxyphenol methylase/3-demethylubiquinol 3-O-methyltransferase UbiG: protein MDNRPVQHPVVRRAAEELHNFNGRHPWSHNDHFHRWILANLPARQDSAIDVGCGQGALVAQLAARFTHVRGTDRDAGMRAEAARHCAGLTNVTIDEAQLAQLDGPVDLVTMIAVLHHLDVEQALIDVQRLLAPGGRLLVVGLAARASIRDTAWDLASAVTNPFIGLIKHPRPVPGGPVPPPFPVRDPQLSFDELQAMVQGVMPGATMRRRLAFRHTISWTKPG from the coding sequence ATGGATAACCGTCCCGTCCAGCACCCTGTGGTCAGGCGAGCCGCCGAGGAACTGCACAACTTCAACGGCAGGCACCCTTGGAGCCACAACGATCATTTCCACCGTTGGATCCTGGCCAATCTGCCCGCGCGCCAAGACTCCGCGATCGATGTCGGCTGCGGTCAGGGCGCTTTGGTGGCCCAACTGGCCGCTCGGTTCACGCACGTCCGCGGCACGGATCGTGATGCGGGCATGCGTGCCGAAGCTGCCCGACATTGTGCCGGGCTGACCAACGTCACCATCGACGAAGCCCAACTCGCCCAACTCGACGGGCCGGTCGATCTGGTCACCATGATCGCGGTACTTCACCACCTCGACGTCGAACAAGCTCTGATCGACGTCCAACGGCTACTTGCCCCCGGTGGACGGCTTCTGGTTGTCGGACTGGCTGCCCGCGCCTCGATCCGTGATACCGCGTGGGATCTGGCGTCCGCGGTGACCAACCCTTTTATCGGTCTGATCAAGCATCCGCGGCCAGTGCCCGGAGGTCCGGTGCCCCCGCCCTTCCCGGTTCGCGATCCGCAGCTCAGCTTCGACGAGCTGCAAGCGATGGTCCAGGGCGTCATGCCGGGCGCGACGATGCGCCGGCGGCTGGCGTTCCGACACACCATCTCCTGGACGAAGCCCGGCTGA
- a CDS encoding nitrate reductase subunit alpha has product MVDSHAGSATPADALLRLGKYFHRGEISDDQRTLYKIGGRSADDFYRDRWAHDKVVRSTHGVNCTGSCSWKIYVKDGVITWESQQTDYPSVGADKPEYEPRGCPRGASFSWYTYSPARVRYPYVRGVLLEYYREAKERLKDPVLAWADIVEDPEKSQRYKAARGKGGFVRAEWWEAAEIAAAAHVHTVKKYGPDRVAGFSPIPAMSMVSHAVGARFISLLGGSMLSFYDWYADLPVASPQVFGDQTDVPESADWFDAGYLIMWGSNVPVTRTPDAHYMTEARYRGQKVIVVSPDYADNTKFADEWLPARPGTDAALAMSMGHVILKEFFVERQTPYFTDYVKKYTDLPFLITLTERDGRVLPGKFLTAADLGGEAAETEAAESKTVLLDQAGRPVVPNGSLGHRFTASGEGHWNLDLQGVHPMLTLLGNHDGTATVALPRFDSDKPGVIERGVPTRIVAGHRVTTVFDLMLAQYGVARDGLPGQWPSGYDDASQPYTPAWQEEITGVPAQAAERIAREFADNAERSKGRSMILMGAGTNHWFHSDQIYRSFLTLVMLTGCQGVNGGGWAHYVGQEKCRPVTGWATLAYGLDWQRPPRQMQGTVFWYLATDQWRYDPFTSEVMASPLAEGRFTGQTAADNIALATRLGWMPSYPTFNRNPLDLADEAARLGKDASEYVVDGLKSGHLQFACEDPDAPENFPRCLTVWRSNLLGSSAKGNEYFLKHLLGTDSAVEARDEDGIRPQEVRWRDEAPAGKLDLLLSLDFRNTSTTLFSDIVLPAATWYEKHDLSSTDMHPFVHAFSPAISPPWETKTDFDAFHRIARGFSWLAEKHLGKRKDIVAMPLQHDSADATAQPGGRVLDWRAGECEPIPGKTMPRLVTVDRDYPAIAEKMAALGPMVESVGLTTKGVTTHPDAEVEYLGGVNGTVVSGVAAGRPSLAKDTHAAETILALSGTTNGRLAVEGFEALERRTGTELVDLAKESEGKRITFADTQARPVPVNTSPEWSGSETGGRRYSPFTINTERLKPWHTLTGRQHFYLDHDWMSELGEQLPTFRPPLDVTALFNEPSVGSTTGDAGGSITVRYLTPHSKWSIHSAYQDNLYMLTLSRGGQCIWMSDVDAAKIGVKDNDWIECTNRNGVVNARAIVSHRMPEGLVFMYHAQDKAVDVPRTEKNGKRGGIHNALTRIMIKPTHLIGGYAQQSFALNYHGPTGNQRDEVTTIRRRSQEVEY; this is encoded by the coding sequence GTGGTGGATTCACACGCGGGCAGCGCAACACCTGCCGATGCTTTGCTGCGACTGGGGAAGTACTTCCATCGCGGTGAGATTTCCGACGATCAGCGAACCCTCTACAAGATCGGTGGCCGCTCAGCCGACGACTTCTACCGGGACCGTTGGGCGCACGACAAGGTCGTGCGATCGACCCATGGCGTCAACTGCACCGGCTCCTGCTCATGGAAGATCTATGTCAAGGACGGCGTGATCACGTGGGAGTCGCAGCAGACCGACTACCCCTCGGTCGGTGCCGACAAGCCCGAGTACGAACCACGGGGTTGCCCACGGGGCGCATCCTTCTCGTGGTACACGTATTCCCCTGCCCGCGTTCGTTATCCGTACGTACGCGGGGTGCTGCTCGAGTACTACCGCGAGGCCAAGGAACGGCTCAAGGACCCGGTCCTGGCGTGGGCCGACATCGTCGAGGATCCGGAGAAGTCCCAGCGGTACAAGGCGGCCCGCGGCAAGGGCGGTTTCGTGCGCGCCGAATGGTGGGAGGCCGCCGAGATCGCCGCCGCTGCCCATGTCCACACCGTCAAGAAATACGGACCGGACCGCGTGGCGGGCTTCTCACCGATCCCGGCGATGTCGATGGTGAGCCATGCCGTCGGCGCCCGGTTCATCTCACTGCTCGGCGGGTCGATGTTGTCGTTCTACGACTGGTACGCCGACCTGCCGGTCGCCTCGCCGCAGGTGTTCGGGGACCAGACGGACGTTCCCGAATCGGCCGACTGGTTCGACGCGGGCTACCTGATCATGTGGGGCTCCAACGTCCCGGTCACCCGAACCCCGGACGCGCACTACATGACCGAGGCCAGGTACCGCGGCCAGAAGGTCATCGTGGTGTCGCCGGACTATGCCGACAACACCAAGTTCGCCGACGAATGGCTACCGGCGCGCCCAGGTACCGACGCGGCGCTCGCAATGTCGATGGGGCACGTCATCCTCAAGGAGTTCTTCGTCGAGCGGCAGACGCCCTACTTCACCGACTACGTCAAGAAGTACACCGACCTGCCGTTCCTCATCACGCTCACCGAACGAGACGGACGGGTGCTGCCCGGGAAGTTCCTCACCGCAGCCGATCTGGGCGGCGAGGCCGCCGAAACGGAAGCAGCCGAATCCAAAACCGTCCTCTTAGATCAGGCCGGGCGACCCGTGGTGCCCAACGGGTCTCTGGGACACCGGTTCACCGCCTCCGGCGAGGGGCACTGGAACCTCGACCTTCAGGGTGTTCACCCGATGCTGACCCTGCTGGGCAACCATGACGGCACCGCTACCGTCGCGCTGCCCCGGTTCGACAGTGACAAACCCGGCGTCATCGAACGCGGCGTACCGACCAGAATCGTTGCCGGACACCGGGTGACGACGGTCTTCGACCTGATGCTGGCGCAGTACGGAGTGGCTCGTGACGGGCTCCCCGGACAGTGGCCGTCCGGATACGACGACGCCTCGCAGCCCTACACCCCGGCCTGGCAGGAGGAGATCACCGGCGTACCGGCCCAGGCCGCCGAACGCATCGCGCGGGAGTTCGCCGACAACGCAGAACGTTCCAAGGGCCGGTCGATGATCCTGATGGGCGCCGGGACCAACCACTGGTTCCATTCCGATCAGATCTACCGGTCGTTTCTCACCCTGGTCATGCTCACCGGCTGTCAGGGCGTCAACGGCGGCGGCTGGGCGCACTACGTCGGCCAGGAGAAGTGCCGGCCGGTCACCGGCTGGGCCACGCTGGCATACGGGCTGGATTGGCAACGGCCGCCGCGGCAGATGCAGGGCACGGTGTTCTGGTACCTGGCGACCGACCAGTGGCGGTATGACCCGTTCACCTCGGAGGTGATGGCCTCCCCACTGGCCGAGGGCCGGTTCACCGGCCAGACCGCCGCCGACAACATCGCGCTGGCGACCCGACTCGGCTGGATGCCGAGCTACCCGACCTTCAACCGCAACCCGCTGGACCTCGCCGACGAGGCCGCCCGCCTCGGCAAAGACGCCTCGGAATACGTTGTGGACGGGCTCAAGTCGGGCCACCTGCAGTTCGCCTGTGAAGATCCCGACGCCCCGGAGAACTTCCCCCGCTGCCTGACGGTGTGGCGGTCGAACCTGCTCGGCTCCTCGGCCAAGGGCAACGAGTACTTCCTCAAGCACCTGCTCGGCACCGATTCCGCGGTGGAGGCCCGGGACGAGGACGGCATCCGCCCGCAGGAGGTGCGCTGGCGCGACGAAGCTCCCGCCGGCAAGCTGGACCTGCTGCTGTCCCTGGACTTCCGCAACACCAGTACGACACTGTTCTCCGACATCGTGCTGCCCGCGGCCACCTGGTACGAGAAGCACGACCTGTCCAGCACCGACATGCATCCGTTCGTCCACGCGTTCTCGCCGGCCATCTCACCGCCCTGGGAGACCAAGACCGACTTCGACGCGTTCCACCGGATCGCCCGTGGCTTCTCCTGGTTGGCCGAGAAGCATCTCGGAAAGCGCAAGGACATCGTGGCCATGCCGCTGCAGCATGACAGTGCCGATGCCACCGCCCAGCCCGGCGGTCGCGTGCTGGACTGGAGAGCCGGTGAATGCGAACCGATTCCGGGCAAGACCATGCCCCGGCTGGTCACGGTGGACCGCGACTATCCGGCGATCGCCGAGAAGATGGCCGCCCTCGGGCCGATGGTGGAATCCGTCGGGCTCACCACCAAGGGCGTGACCACGCATCCGGACGCCGAGGTCGAGTACCTGGGCGGCGTCAACGGCACGGTGGTCAGCGGCGTCGCGGCCGGACGCCCGTCACTGGCCAAGGACACCCACGCCGCCGAGACCATCCTCGCATTGTCGGGCACCACGAACGGTCGCCTGGCTGTCGAGGGTTTCGAGGCGCTGGAGCGTCGCACCGGGACCGAGCTGGTCGACCTGGCCAAGGAGAGCGAGGGCAAGCGAATCACCTTCGCCGACACCCAGGCCCGGCCGGTGCCCGTCAACACCTCGCCGGAATGGTCCGGCTCCGAGACCGGCGGTCGGCGATACTCCCCCTTCACCATCAACACCGAGCGGCTCAAGCCGTGGCACACGCTGACCGGACGCCAGCACTTCTATCTGGACCACGACTGGATGAGTGAACTCGGCGAGCAGCTGCCGACGTTCCGCCCGCCGCTGGACGTGACGGCGCTGTTCAATGAACCATCGGTGGGCAGCACAACCGGCGATGCGGGCGGCTCGATCACGGTGCGGTATCTGACACCGCACTCCAAATGGTCGATTCACTCTGCCTACCAAGACAACCTGTACATGCTCACGCTGTCTCGCGGCGGCCAGTGCATCTGGATGTCGGACGTGGACGCCGCCAAGATCGGGGTCAAGGACAACGACTGGATCGAGTGCACCAACCGCAACGGCGTGGTGAACGCACGGGCCATTGTCAGCCACCGCATGCCCGAGGGTCTGGTGTTCATGTACCACGCCCAGGACAAGGCCGTGGACGTGCCGCGCACGGAGAAGAACGGCAAACGCGGCGGGATCCACAACGCGCTGACCCGGATCATGATCAAACCGACGCACCTGATCGGCGGGTATGCGCAGCAGTCCTTCGCCCTGAACTACCACGGGCCCACCGGAAACCAACGCGATGAAGTCACCACGATTCGTCGTCGCTCGCAGGAAGTGGAGTACTGA
- the narH gene encoding nitrate reductase subunit beta, translated as MRVMAQLAMVMNLDKCIGCHTCSVTCKQAWTNRSGVEYVWFNNVETRPGQGYPRQYQDQERWKGGWTLNKRGKLTLKSGSRFKRLLNIFANPDLPTVSDYYDPWTYDYENLLSAPAMDTTPVARPKSLITGRDTKVTWGANWDDDLGGGPEQVGRDPLLAKVAEVSEKVKLEFEQTFMFYLPRICEHCLNPACAAACPSGAIYKRSEDGIVLVDQDKCRGWRQCVTGCPYKKIYFNHKTGKAEKCTFCYPRVEVGIPTVCSETCVGRLRYIGVMLYDADAVLEAASVTDDKDLYPSQLGVFLNPHDPRVVAEAERAGISPEWIEAAQNSPVYRLIVDYQVALPLHPEYRTMPMVWYVPPLSPVVDILKETGHDGENKNNLFGAIDTLRIPVEYLAELFTAGEVGPVRASLQRLAAMRAYMRSANLGEEFDETIPESVRLSGDEIEAMYRLLAIAKYQDRYVIPTGAGSDAHRLDALATGCSLDDDGGPGMTAYDTMVDKFHLTNTNDAVPQGDPTRVNLLNWDGRSTDGLLPTT; from the coding sequence ATGAGAGTCATGGCGCAACTCGCGATGGTGATGAATCTCGACAAGTGCATCGGCTGCCACACCTGCAGCGTCACGTGCAAGCAGGCCTGGACCAACCGCAGCGGTGTGGAATACGTGTGGTTCAACAACGTGGAAACCCGACCCGGACAGGGCTATCCGCGCCAGTACCAGGACCAGGAGCGCTGGAAGGGCGGCTGGACGCTGAACAAACGCGGCAAGCTCACCCTCAAATCCGGCTCCCGGTTCAAGCGGCTGCTGAACATCTTCGCCAACCCAGACCTGCCGACCGTGTCGGACTACTACGACCCGTGGACCTACGACTACGAGAACCTGCTGTCGGCGCCGGCCATGGACACCACCCCGGTGGCCCGGCCGAAGTCGCTGATCACCGGGCGCGACACCAAGGTCACGTGGGGTGCCAACTGGGACGACGATCTGGGGGGCGGTCCCGAACAAGTGGGCCGAGATCCTTTGCTGGCCAAGGTGGCTGAAGTCTCGGAGAAGGTCAAGCTCGAGTTCGAGCAGACCTTCATGTTCTATCTGCCGCGCATCTGCGAGCACTGCCTCAACCCGGCCTGCGCCGCAGCGTGTCCGTCGGGCGCGATCTACAAGCGCTCCGAAGACGGCATCGTGTTGGTGGACCAGGACAAGTGCCGCGGTTGGCGGCAATGCGTCACCGGATGCCCATACAAGAAGATCTATTTCAATCACAAGACCGGCAAGGCCGAGAAGTGCACGTTCTGCTATCCCCGCGTCGAGGTCGGCATCCCCACGGTGTGTTCGGAGACCTGTGTCGGGCGGCTCCGCTATATCGGCGTGATGCTGTACGACGCGGACGCCGTGCTGGAGGCTGCCTCCGTCACCGACGACAAGGACCTCTACCCGTCACAGCTCGGAGTGTTTCTCAACCCGCACGACCCACGCGTCGTCGCCGAAGCCGAACGGGCCGGAATCTCACCCGAATGGATTGAGGCGGCACAGAATTCACCGGTATACCGGTTGATCGTCGACTACCAGGTGGCGCTTCCCCTGCATCCGGAGTACCGGACGATGCCGATGGTCTGGTATGTGCCGCCGCTGTCGCCGGTGGTGGACATCCTCAAGGAGACCGGCCACGACGGCGAGAACAAGAACAACCTGTTCGGCGCCATCGACACGCTGCGCATCCCGGTCGAATACCTCGCCGAGTTGTTCACCGCCGGTGAGGTGGGCCCCGTGCGGGCCTCTCTGCAGCGGCTTGCGGCCATGCGCGCCTACATGCGGTCGGCCAACCTCGGCGAAGAATTCGACGAGACCATCCCGGAATCGGTGCGCTTGAGCGGCGATGAGATCGAGGCGATGTACCGGCTGCTGGCGATCGCCAAATACCAGGACCGGTATGTCATCCCCACCGGGGCCGGCTCCGACGCGCACCGCCTCGATGCGCTGGCCACCGGATGCAGCCTGGATGACGACGGCGGGCCGGGAATGACC